The Prinia subflava isolate CZ2003 ecotype Zambia chromosome 21, Cam_Psub_1.2, whole genome shotgun sequence genome window below encodes:
- the LOC134560909 gene encoding arylacetamide deacetylase-like 4 — protein sequence MASVHTALAIIGMFFIAPILIPALFWGVVLYDFFSSELPPGLEQPLKLRFYHCLLITTMVAGKILDKLGICSDLTILRIMLNGIPPWRDSKLLIKDLTVDEVPLRIYQPKSPPTGKRRGILYFHGGAGTFGSIRAFERICRYMAKKCNSVVVSVGYRLSPEHPYPGQYFDCLSATLYFMRNLEEYHVDPGLIIISGDSCGANFATVICQILLNDRDLPKVRAQVLLYPGLQGLDFHLPSYQQNGSVPILTRKMIVYLCFRYLNKKPTVWKDVLQNCHVPESMRQQYKKWVSADLIPEEFKIRGYIPPKPAPYKPEVHEAIKEILAITFSPLLAEDSIICQLPESYIVTCEFDVLRDDGLLYKKRLEDNGVQVTWYHCKNGFHGILAFFGYGIFSFLSGNKIMDNIVNYINSL from the exons ATGGCATCTGTTCATACAGCTTTAGCAATTATAGGAATGTTTTTTATTGCTCCTATTTTAATACCAGCACTGTTTTGGGGGGTTGTATTATATGATTTTTTCAGCTCAGAACTGCCACCTGGACTTGAGCAACCTCTAAAGCTTCGTTTTTATCACTGCTTGCTGATTACAACCATGGTCGCG GGAAAGATTTTGGACAAGCTGGGGATCTGCAGTGATTTAACCATACTGCGAATAATGCTCAATGGGATACCCCCATGGAGAGATTCCAAACTGCTTATCAAAGATCTCACAGTAGATGAGGTACCCTTGAGGATTTATCAGCCCAAAAGCCCACCCACTGGCAAAAGAAGAggaattctgtattttcatggaGGCGCTGGCACATTTGGGAGCATTA GAGCCTTTGAAAGAATATGCCGCTATATGGCCAAAAAATGCAACTCAGTGGTTGTGTCTGTTGG GTACCGTCTGTCTCCTGAACACCCCTACCCAGGGCAATATTTTGACTGTCTCAGTGCCACCTTATACTTCATGAGGAATTTAGAAGAGTATCACGTGGATCCTGGGCTCATCATCATTAGTGGTGACAGCTGTGGAGCTAATTTTGCCACAGTTATTTGCCAAATACTGCTGAATGATAGAGATCTGCCAAAAGTACGTGCTCAGGTCCTGCTTTACCCAGGACTCCAGGGGCTGGATTTCCACTTGCCCTCCTACCAGCAGAATGGTTCTGTCCCCATATTGACCCGGAAGATGATCGTCTACTTGTGTTTTCGTTACcttaacaaaaaacccacagtttGGAAAGATGTTCTACAAAACTGCCATGTTCCTGAGAGCATGAGACAACAGTATAAAAAATGGGTAAGTGCTGACCTTATTCCTGAGGAATTTAAGATTAGAGGCTACATACCACCAAAACCCGCACCATATAAACCTGAAGTCCATGAAGCTATCAAAGAAATTTTGGCAATAACATTTTCCCCACTTTTAGCTGAAGATTCCATTATTTGCCAGCTCCCTGAGTCCTACATTGTGACCTGTGAGTTTGATGTGTTGAGGGATGATGGTCTGTTATACAAGAAGAGACTAGAGGACAATGGTGTTCAAGTGACCTGGTATCATTGCAAGAATGGCTTCCATGGAATTTTAGCCTTTTTTGGCTAcgggattttttcctttttatctggAAATAAGATAATGGATAATATTGTGAATTATATAAACAGTTTAtag